TCTCATCGGCCTGCACGGCATCATCCACCCGGACCTGCAGAAGGGTTCTCTTCTCGGGATTCATGGTGGTTTCCCACAGCTGTTCGGGATTCATTTCTCCCAGACCTTTATAGCGCTGGACAGAAATCCCCTTCTTGCCCACGGAGATCACGAACTGCACCAGGGCGGACATATCCGGAAGTTCCCGGCGGTCGCTTTCCTCTCCGTCCATAGCCACTACCGAATAGGGGGCCTTGCCAATTGTGGAAATCTGGGAAAGAAGCGCCTTGATTTCCGAGAACTTCGGTGCTCGATAGATGGATTTTCCAAAGGAAATCCTTGAAGTCTTTCCATTCTTTCCCAGGCGGAAGAACATTTTATAGCCGCCGTGCTCCTCGTCTGCTTCCACACCCGTTTCCATTACCTCTTCCCCAAGGGAATCCGCGGTCTGGCGAGCCGTTTCCCTCAGAAGCCCTTCATCCTCAAAGTCCTGGATGGACAAAGACGGCCGTTCGGCAAGAGAGAGGATAATCTTTCGATTGCAATCCTCTTTTTCGAACTTCTCCAGAATGGTCTCAACCCGCAGAATCTTTTTGACCAGATTGAGCAGGGAATTGCCGGTGACGGCCTCTTCTTTCCCGTTGGAATAAAGTTTAATCCGCTTGACACCATTCTGGAGGACGAAGTTGTTCATTTCGTCCTCGTTATGAATGTAAAGCTCGTTTTTCTTTTCCGTGATCTTGAAAAGCGGCGGCTGGGCGATATAGAGATATCCCTTTTCCACGAGCTCCCGCATCTGCCGGAAGAAAAAGGTCAGCAGCAGGGTCCGGATATGGGAGCCGTCCACATCGGCATCGGTCATGATGATGACCTTGTGGTAGCGGATCCGGCTGACGTCGTAATCCTCCTCCCCGATCCCTGTACCCAGGGCGGTAATCATGGTCTTGATTTCCTCGTTCTGCAGCATCTTGTCGAAGCGGGCCTTCTCCACATTCAGGACTTTTCCCCGCAGGGGCAGGATGGCCTGATTGCGGCGATCACGCCCCTGCTTGGCGGAACCTCCCGCCGAATCCCCTTCCACGAGATAAATCTCGCTTCGGGCCGGGTCCCGCTCCTGACAGTCCGCCAGCTTTCCGGGCAACGCCCCCACCTCCAGGGCGCTCTTCCGGCGTGTCAGCTCGCGGGCACGCCGGGCCGCTTCTCTAGCCCGCGAGGCATCGAGGCATTTGCTCAGCAGTTGCTTGGCTGTCGCGGGATTTTCCTCCAGATAGCTGCCGATTTTTTCGTAGACGATGCCTTCCACGAGCCCCCGCACTTCGGAGTTTCCCAGCTTGGTCTTGGTCTGACCTTCGAACTGGGGATTGGCAACCTTGACGCTGATGACACAGGCAAGGCCCTCCCGGAGATCTTCCCCCCTCAGGGACTCCTTGCCGGTCTTCAAGAGGCCGCTGTTGACCGCATAGTTATTGAAGACCCGTGTCAAGGCCGCCCGGAAACCGCTCAGATGCGTCCCCCCTTCGGTCGTGTTGATGCTGTTGGCGAAGGAAAAGATATTTTCCGTATAGGTGTCGTTATACTGCAGCGCCACTTCCACGGTGCAGTCCTCCCGCGCCCCGCTGACGAAGATGGGGTCCTTGTGGAGAACTTTTTTATTCCGGTTGATGTACTCAACGAAGGAGACGATGCCGCCTTCGTAAAAGAATTCGCTTTTCCGGTCGTCGCGGTCGTCAATCAACGTAATGAAAATGCCCGAGTTCAGGAATGCCAGCTCTCGCAGGCGATTGGCGAGGATGTCGAAATTGAACTCCAGCTCCTCGAAGATCTCCTCGTCGGGCTTGAAGTAAATCTTGGTTCCCCGGCCCGAAGTCTGACCGGTCACGGCCAAGGGCTTTTCGGGAACGCCGCGGACATAGGACTGCGTGTAAACCTTTCCATCCCGGCGCACATTGAGTTCCAGGGAGCTGGAAAGGGCATTGACGACGGAAACGCCGACCCCGTGAAGCCCACCGGAAATCTTGTAGGTTTCGTTGGAAAACTTTCCCCCGGCGTGGAGCTTGGTCATGACGACCTCGGCGGCGGAGACTCCCGTCTCGTGCATATCCACGGGGATTCCCCGGCCGTTGTCTTCCACCATGATGCTGTTGTCCACCCGGATCTTGACGGTGATTTTATCGCAGTATCCGGCCGCCGCTTCATCGATGCTGTTGTCCACCACTTCATAAACGAGGTGGTGCAGCCCGTCCTTGCCGATACTGCCGATATACATGGCCGGCCTTTTTCTGACGGCTTCCAGACCTTCCAGGATCTTAATGCTTTCAGCGGAATAAGTGTCCGTTGTCATCTTATCTGATCTCTCTTCCATACCGCTTCTCTTTCATACTGCTCTATTAAATGACAGTTTTTTTATTTTATTGATCTCTGAGGATTTTTTTCCTGCCTTAAAGCTTCAGGGGCATGACGACACACAGATAGCGGTCGTTGTTCACCGGGGTAACGATCGTGGGTTTCATGAAGGCGCCGATGCTCATCATCACCTCTTCATCCCGGATCACTTCGATGGCGTCAATGAGGTAATCCACATTGAACCCGACCTGGATATCATCCCCGGAGTAAGCCACTTCCAGTTCGTCATTGGCTTCTCCCACGTCGGGATTGTTTGAATTCATGATGATTTTGTTGGACATCAGGGTCATCACCACCCCGTTGTACTGCTCCGTCGAAATGACTTTCATGCGCCGGAGGGTGTGCAGGAGGAGATCATGATTGAAGATCACCCGGATGCCCTGCTCGCTGGGGATGACTCGTCGATAATCGGGGTATGTTTCATCGATCAGACTCACCTTCAACAGGGTGTTGGCGGTTTTCAGGACGAACATTCCCCGGTCCGATCCGATCTGAATTTCACCCGGCTCGGTATCGATCAGCTTCCGGATCTCTGCGATGCCTTTCCGGGGAAGGATAATGCCTTTTTCAAGAACGAAGGGGGGATTTCCCTCGATCATTGCGTAACTCTTTGCCAGGCGGTGTCCGTCCGTGGCGACGATTCGCAGCACCCTCCCCTGTTCCGTCTGCTCCGTCTCCATGAAGGCCCCGACCAGATTCTTCCGCGTTTCGTCGTTGGAAATAGCGAAGGCCGTCTTGAAGAGCAGTTCTTTCAACAGGGGGGCCTGGACGGGATAGAGGGGAACCTCTTCGTCATAGACGACGGCGGGAAATTCCGCGGCGGAAACGCCGGGAATTCGATAAACCGCCTTCTGACTGGTCAGGGTCACCTGATTGTGATCATCGCAGTGGAAGTGGATTCCTTCTCCCTGAGTTTCCCGGATCATTTCAAAGAGTTTCTTTGCGGAAAGGGTGATTTCACCATCGCTGACAATCTGCGCCTCGTAATTGGCCACCAGGCCGAGTTCGCGGTCCGTGGCCACAATTTTCACCTGGCTGTCTTCCGTTTTGATCAACAGGTTTCCCAGAATGGGCATGGTGCTTTTTTTATCCACGATTCCCAGAGTCTTTTGAACACCATCCAGAAAAACCTGTCTCGAAATATCGAATTCCATGACCTTTCCCCATTCCTTCTTGACTAGTATTTTATTTTTTTATTTTTTGTTTATTTAATTAAAGATAGTTTTAGTAATAAGACCTGTGGATTGCTCTCTCTAAAAATAAATACCTTTAAATTTTAATCCCTTCCCCTGAAAAAAGGTTGTTGATAAGTCCCGGGTTGTCCTGTTAGTTCTTTTTGAGAAGTTGATCCTCGATGTCCTGGAGGAGCGTTTTCAACTTGCTGTCCGTCTCCAACTGTTTACGGATTTTGTTGTTGGCGTAAATGACCGTGGAATGATCCCTTCCCCCGATTTTTTCCCCGATGTCCGGAAAAGAGCTGCCCGTCAGCTTCCGGGCCAGATACATCGTCATCTGTCTTGCCAGGGCGATATTTTTGTTTTTGCTCTGGGATTTGATGTCGGAGATCTTCAGGTTGCACTTGGCGGAAACGGCCTTGAGAATCTCTTCGAAGGTCACTCCATCGTTATCCCGCTGCTTGATGATGTCCTTCAGGACTTCCTTGACCAGGTCCAGATCAATAATTCTTCCCGTCACGGAGGAATAGGCGGCGATCCGGACGAGAAAGCCCTCCAGTTCCCGGATGTTGGACTCCGCGTGGGAAGAGATGTAATAGGCCACATTGGTCGGGATCAGGATGTTGTTTTCCTGGGCCTTTTTTTCCAGGATGGCGATCTTTGTCTCAATTTCCGGCGGCTGGATATCGGCGATCAATCCCCATTCGAACCGGGAACGGAGCCGGCCTTCCAGGTTGGGGATGTCCTTGGGGAACTTGTCGCTGGTGACGACGATCTGCTTTCCGGAATCATGAAGGGTGTTGAAGGTGTGGAAGAATTCTTCCTGGGTTCGTTCCTTTCCGGCGATGAACTGGATATCATCCATGAGCAGGCAGTCGATGTTGCGGAACTTTTCCCGGAACTGCGGCATCTTGTCAAAGCGGATGGAGAGGATCAGCTCATTCATGAATTCTTCCGCGGAAACATAGACCACGTTCATGTCGGGATAAATGGACATGCTCAAAAGCCCGATGGCGTTCAGGAGGTGCGTTTTACCCAGACCAACCCCGCCGTAGATGAACAGGGGGTTGTAATTTTTGGCCGGCTGTTCGGCGACGGCTACGGATGCCGCATGGGCAAACTGGTTGGATGAGCCCACGACGAAGCGCTCGAAACTGTAATTGGGGTTGAGGGTAGGATGCACCTTGGGCCTTCGCGTTTCCTGGGGTTGAACTTCGACGGTTTTTTTCTTCCGTGCCGGACTTGCCGCAGAACGAGGATTTTTTTCCGAGTCCTGCATAATGACAAAATCGACCAAAACCTCTTTTCCCGTTGAGCTGGAGACGGCTTCGGAAATGACCTCCCGGTAATTTTCCGTAAGCCAGTCCTTGAAAAACTTGTTCGGCACCGATAAACTGGCGTGATTGTTCTCGATAGAGGCCACCTTAAGCGGACGAATCCAAGTTTCAAAATTCTGCTGGCTGATTTTTTCCTTAATGATTTTGATACTTTCTTCCCAAATATTCTCCACTTTGTAACACCTATCCACATACTTATCAACAAGTGTTGATAAGTATCGAAAAAATTTACCTGTTATGGGGAAAAGAGATGGTTCTTCGACATTCTCTTTTCCGGAACTTATTTCGGCTGGTTTAGCAGGGCGAGCAGACGGTCCCGTTCCTCAGAGGAAGAATAGCGAATCTCGATTCTTCCTTTTCTTTTTCCTTGTCGGATGAATACCGGAGTCCGGAGCCGAGTGGAGAGGCTTTTTTCAACCTTCTCCAGATGCAGGGCCACCTTGTCCGGAAGTTTCGAACGGGACTGTTCCGGTGGTTTCGCAACAAGTCGTTCCGTTTCCCGCACACTGAGCTTCTTTTTCAGGATGATCTCAAGGGTCCTGAGCCGGTCTTCCCTCTTTTCAAGAGAAAGCAGAGCGCGGGCATGACCGGGGGTAATCCGTTTTTCGATCAGTTCCCTGCGAATCTCTTCCTCGAGTTTCAGCAGCCTCAAGGTGTTGGCGATCGTGGAGCGATCTTTTCCCACCCTTGAAGAGAGTTCCTCCTGGGAAAGTCCGAAAACCTCCATCAGCGTGGAATAAGCCTCGGCTTCTTCCAGGGCGTTCAATGCCGAGCGCTGGAGATTTTCAATCAGCGATAATTCCGCCACTTCCACATCCCGGGCATCCCGGATCAGGATGGGGATTTCCGTGCAGCCGGCCTCTTTGGCGGCCCGCCAGCGGCGTTCGCCGGCGATGATCTCATATCCCTCTTCCCGCGGGCGAACGATCACCGGCTGGAGGAGGCCGTTTTTCCGGATGGATTCCACCAGATTCCGGTGCTCTTCATCGTTAAAATCCTTCCTTGGCTGAAAACGGTTGGGAATCAGCTCCTCCACACTGCAGTGGACGAAAGAGGGGCGTTCGTTCAAGTCGTCAAGGAGATCGGGGAGGATCGCCCCCAATCCCTTGCCTAGAATGTTTTTGGGCGGCATTTAGATCCTCTTGCTGTTCAGGACTTCCTGGGCAAGTTCCATGTAGGAAACCGCCCCTCTGGATTTGATATCGTAGAAAATGATCGGGAGTCCATGACTGGGACTCTCCGAGAGACGGACATTTCGCGGAATCACCGTGTTGAACACGGAACTTCCGAAGTGACTGCGCACATCTTCGCTGACCCGTCGGGAAAGGAGATTCCGCGAATCGAACATGGTCAGCAGGATGCCTCCCAGGGAAAGCAGAGGATTCAACCGGGTCTTGACGAGTTTCAGCGTACTCATGAGCTGCCCGAGCCCTTCCAGAGCAAAATACTCGCACTGAAGGGGAACGATCACAGAGGATGAGGCCACCAGGGCGTTCAAAGTCAAGAACCCGAGAGAAGGAGGACAATCCAGAATAATGAAATCATATTGGGCATCCAGTTCCCGAATCAGCCTTTTGAGCTGTTTTTCCCGCTCCTGGATAGAGATAAATTCAACCTCGATCCCGACCAGATCCTGATTGGCGGCAATGGCGTCAAGATAGGGGACGCACGTCGGCAGAATCACATCCCGCAGCGGGACCTTGGAAATCAGGGCGGAGTACAGGTTTTTTTCGGAAATCTTCTCCCTGTCGATGCCCACACCGCTGCTGGCATTTCCCTGGGCGTCGCAGTCAATGAGCAGGGTTTTTTTTTCAGCCGTTGCCAGGGTCGCGGAGAGGTTAATGGCCGTCGTGGTTTTCCCGACCCCCCCCTTCTGGTTGGCAATGGATATCACTTTTCGCATGAGAGCAAAACCGATTTTAATATTTTTTTAATCTCGAAAGAGGTGCAGACGTTAGCACATAACAAGCTTTTTTAGAAGGAGTATTTTCGTTAATCTTTATAGTAAGTTATGAATAATACTCATGATTTCAAATCGTTGCACCGGCCCTCCGGCTCGGGGAAAGGCAGGGTCTACAACTTCTTGAAGACCAGGATCGCCCGGAAATCTCCCGTTTCAGGAAGGGCCAGGGTGTGCACATCGGCCAGGCAGAGATCCCAGTCCGCAAGGGCTTCCGAAACGTCGGCCAGTTCCTCCCGATATCCGGCCCCTTTCATCGCGAAAATACGACCGGAGGGAGAGACCAGCTCTTTGCCCGCCTGGAGGTACTCCGGAAGTTTCAGGGCAGCCCGGGAAACCACCATCTCGAAGCGGTTCCGGTAGAACTCGTCCTTCAGCAGATCTTCCAACCGTTCCTGAAGGATGGACATTTCCTCCAGCTTCAGGATCCGGCAGAGGGATTTCAGAAACGACACCTTTTTACGGGAAGCCTCCAGAAGGGTGACCTTCAGACCGGGAAGGGAAATTTTCAAGGGAATTCCAGGAAATCCCCCTCCCGTGCCGATGTCGATAAGATGGCCGTCGGGAGCGGGGAGGTAGGGAACCAGCGTCAGGGAATCCAGGAAATGTTTGACGAAAACGTCCGCGGCAGATTCTGTGGAGGCGACCAGGTTGAACCGTGCGTTCCAGAAGTTCAGCTCCCGATAATAAAATCGGAAACTGTTCAACTGCTCCTCCGACAGGAAGACCCCGAAACCGGCGGCCGACTCTCTGAGGAGGCGCATTAAGCGCCCGGATCCGGCGGAATTGAAATCGAAAGAAGAATTTTCCAAGAAGAGTTTCCTGACTACGATTCTCATCGTTTTGAACTTTTCTTTTGAGGAGAAAAGGATTAAGTATTCGCCTTCTCTTTCTATGCAATTGGAGAAGACGTGTCAACTCCAAGCTGAGATACCACGTTGGTTTTTTTCATCAGGTAACAAGGCGGCAGGATCAAGCCTGTCAATCAAGGGAAGGTTTTCTGGAAACATGCGTCTGGCGGCAACTCGGGATCATATCGCGGTTGTTTTGAACCGGCCGAAATATGCCGGAAACATCGGTTCGGCGGCGCGCTGCGCCAAGAACATGGGGATTGAGCGGCTGATTGTGGTGAGCGACCGGGATTACCGGCAGGAGGAGATCCGGCAGATGTCCACCCACCTTGCCGCCGATGTGGTCGATTCGATTGTCTATTGCCGGGATCTGGGCGAAGCCCTTTCCGGATTTTCGTATGTCGTCGGAACGACCGCGCGGCTGGGCCTTGCCCGGGGACCGGTGGTGTCACCCCGGGAAATGGCGGAACAGGCCGTCGAAATATCCCGGGAAAATGACGTGGCTTTGCTTTTCGGGCCGGAGGACACGGGATTGACCAATGAGGATCTACAGTACTGCCAGACCGTTGTTTCCATTCCCACTTCGGAGCGGTTCCGCTCCCTCAATCTTTCCCATGCGGTCATGATCCTCTGTTACGAAATCTCCGTTGCCCAAACGGGAATTCCGGAGCGGTTCACCCCGAAAATGGCCTCCTCCCGGGAACTGGAGGGAATGTACGGGCATATCGGCGCGCTCCTTCAGGAAATCGGTTTTTTGAATCCGGAAAATCCTGAATACTGGATGATGCATATCCGGAGGCTCTTTTCCCGGATACGCCTTTCGGCCAAGGAGGTCCGGATTGTCCGGGGGATCTGTCGGCAACTGTCCTGGTATCTCCACCATAAAAAAGAATGACTTTTCCGTTCTAATTCCTTCCTTTCATGAAATTTGCAATGCCGCATTCCCGGAGAGATGACCCCTTTTCTCCATAAACAACGACGAAATCCCATCTTTTGAAAAGATTTAAGGTCTGATCGGGCTCTTTGATTAAAAATAGCCCTGATTTCCTCGGCAATTTTTGTAATTTGATATTAATTTTTGATATATTGTAGATAAAGACCACACAATAAAGGGGTGGATCGCTGAATATAAAAACATTACAACGGAATTGATTATTTCTTGTTATTTGTTATAACCTTTTATACAGGTTGATCGTTCTTTGGAAAGTTGCCAGCTTTTTTGTTCAATATCTTCCACAGCCCATGTCATGGCTCCCATGAAATGCGCCTGTTGAATTTGATCTATTTCATTTTCTTTTTCCCGCAAAAGTTGAGGCTACAACGATATGACTATGTTTTCAGGGTTTTCAAAGCCAACATTAAGGAGATAAAACAGCATGCTTATTGAGAAATTTTCGGTAAAAGCTCAGGATTACATTGAAAGTGCCTGCCGGCTCGCAGTGAAAAGAGATCACGAGTATGTAACGCCATGGCATATGCTTTCCGTTATGCTGAAACCCAACGATGACCTGACTCGGAACTATCTTTCTCAGACCGAGATGAATCTGGAAGCCCTCGGGGCCAGGGTGGACGGCAAACTGCTCACTCAACCGAAGGGTAAAGAGGGCACTTCTCAGACGCCGATCAACCGCGATTTGGAAAAAGTGTTTATCCTGGCCGAGGAGGAAAGCCAAAGGACAAAGGAAAAATATATCGGCATTCATCATATCGTGCTGGGCATGCTTGCCACGGAGGACATTGCCGAGGCTTTTTTCGACGCAGGAGCGGATCAGCCGGAGCTTGAGGCCCTTCTCAGACAGCCGCAAAGGGGCCGTTTTTCGGGGGGAGACAGCGAATCCGGCGATTTCGAATATCTGGCCAAATATACCCTGGACCTGACGGAGCGAGCCCGGAAAGGGGAACTGGACCCCGTCATCGGCCGGGACCAGGAAGTCCGGTTTGCCATCCAGATTCTCAGCCGCAGACTCAAGAACAACCCCATCATTATCGGTGAACCCGGCGTCGGCAAGACCGCTATCGTTGAAGGCCTCGCCCAGCGCATCATCAGCGGGGATGTCCCGGAGGATTTGAAATCAGCGGCCATCCTATCCCTGGATATGGGGCAGTTGATCGCCGGGGCGAAATACCGGGGAGAATTCGAGGAGCGCTTTAAACGGCTGCTGCAGGAAGTCTCCGATGCCGGCAATGTGATCCTCTTCATCGATGAAATCCATATGCTGATCGGCGCCGGAGGTTCTGAAGGCGCCATGGACGCGGCAAATCTGATCAAACCCGCCCTGTCCAGAGGGGAAATTCGTTGCATTGGTGCGACAACTCTGGAAGAATATAGAAAACACTTTGAGAAGGATGCGGCGCTGATGCGCCGATTCCAGGTTGTGATGGTGGAAGAGCCCAGCCTTGATGAAACCGTTACCATCCTTCGCGGAGTGAAGAAAAAATACGAAGTGCATCACGGTGTCCAGATTCTGGATGCCGCACTCGTTGCGGCAGCGAAACTCTCTAACCGGTATATCACGGACCGTTTTCTTCCGGACAAGGCCGTTGATCTGATCGACCAGGCATCGGCGTCCCTGCGCATCAGTCTTTCGTCAAAGCCTGAGGAAATCGATAAAATCGACCGCCGGATTGTCGATCTGGAAGTTGAATCCCATGCGTTACAGCAGGAAGCGGAGACTGAAAACGAAGAACGTCTCAGCCATCTTCAGAAAGAAATCGAAGAACTCAAGGAATCAAGCCAAAAGCTGACGGAAAGATGGGAGAAGGAAAAGAAGGCCCTTACGGAGGTCCAGAAGGCCAAGAAGACGCTCGAGGAAGCCAACCAGGAAATGGAACAGAAGATCCGGGAAGAGGATTTCTCCCGGGTGGCCGAACTGCAGTACAAGATCATCCCGCAATGCAATAAGATTTTAGAAGAATACGCCGATGTCGATCTTTCCGACAAAGGGTTCCTGCGTCGAACCATCACGGAAGACGACATTGCCGATACCGTTTCCAGGCTGACCAATATTCCGGTCTCCAAGCTCCTCGGTTCCGAAATTGACAAGCTCCTGCACCTCGAGGATCACCTGCGCCAGCGGGTTATCGGCCAGGATCACGTGCTTTCGACCATCGCCAAGGCAATTCGACGTTCCCGGGCCGGCGTGCAGAACCCGAACCGGCCCATCGCTTCCTTTCTCATGCTCGGCCCTACGGGCGTGGGAAAAACAGAGGTCTGTAAAACCCTGGCGGAATTCATGTTTGATGATGAACGTTCCCTTGTCAGGATTGACATGAGCGAGTTCATGGAAAAGCATTCCGTGGCCCGACTGGTCGGAGCCCCTCCGGGCTACGTCGGTTACGAAGAGGGGGGCATCCTGACCAACACCATCCGCCGCAAGCCCTACAGTGTGATTCTTTTTGATGAAGTGGAAAAAGGACATGCGGATGTCTTCAATCTCTTCCTTCAGCTGCTGGATGACGGACGCCTGACGGACAGTCATGGTCAGACGGTGAATTTTTCAAACACCGTGGTGCTGATGACCTCCAACCTTGGTTCGGAAAGTATCCGGCCCGCCGAAACGGAGGAAGAAATCCAGGAGATGAATGCCCAGATCATGAAGGCCGTCCGGTCGCATTTCCGTCCGGAATTCATCAACCGTCTCGATGATATTCTCGTCTTCAAGCAATTGACCCTGGAGGGGATGAAGATCATCGCCGACATACAGCTCAAACGTCTTGCAAAATTGTTGAAAGACAAGGATATTCAGTTACAGGTCAAGGACGAGGTCCTGACGCTTCTGGCCGAACTCGGCTTTAATCCCCTCATGGGCGCGAGGCCCTTGAACAGGGTCATCCAGACGCGCCTCCAGGATCCTCTGGCCGAGGACATCATTGCGGGAAACATCAAGCCGGGGGACACCGTTACTGTTTCCGTGGCGGAGAATTCGTTTGTCCTCGGGGTGAACGAACCTGAAGAATAGTTCGAATAGGCCTTGAGTCTCAGGGTGCTCCTTATGTACCTTTTGCTGAAGATTTGCGGAATCGATGTTTTTTGGGATGGAGTGGATGTTCATTAGCAGATGAAGGTGGATGATTCTATGGATTTGCTCCCTTGGATGACCGGATCTGTCCGGAACTTCTTTTCGGTGGATAACTGGCCGTATCTTCTCGCTGCCGTTGCTGTCCTGGGTGTTTTGATCCTTGCTGCGCTCCTGGTTTATTATTTGATCAGGAAACGCCGGAAAGCCCGCGGGGAAAACAAGCCGGCGGAATCTGACATCGGAAAAACAGCGGCAAAGAAGGCGATCCCCCCTTCAAGCCTTGCCAGGATATGGAAAGATTTTCTCAAGGAGATCCCCTGGTCGATCAGGCCGAACATCCTGGCCTACGAGCACTTCATTGTCTTCGGTGAAGCCGGTTCCGGCAAAAGCGCCCTGATTGACAATTATACGGACTGGCAGGGGCGTGCGCGACAGTTCTATCCCAGCTACACGACAAATCCGCTTTTGCAGATCTATCTCGGCTCAAAGGTTCTGATTCAGGAGATTCCGGCTGCTCTCCTGGACGATACATCGGAGGATGTCCGCCGCGCTCTGCTTAAACTGTGGAAACCACTTTTTCGGAGACATGATCCGACCGTCGTCATTGTCTTGAACGGAGCGGAGTTTCAGACGGATGATCCGGAATATCTGGAATATCTGAAGCAAAAGGCGCAGATGATCCGGGGAAAAATCAATCTGCTCGGGAATATCCGGAAAAAGCCGGTCAAGGTGCGCATCGTCCTGACCTTGATGGACCAGATCGAGGGGTTTTCCGAATTTTCCCAATTTCTTACCGGGAACGACATTCCCTTGAAACTCGAGTTCCGCTCAAAAACCGATTTTCAAGACATTTCCGAACGCCCTGATGCGCTTGAGGAAAAGAAAATAGCGGAAGACCGTTCAAAAACGAATATCAAGGATCTTTCCGGATGCCTGGATCCGTACGAGGAACATCTTACCCGCGCCCTTCTCTCCCTTCCCGCGGACCAGTATCTGAAGGCGATCACCTTCATGCGACAGGGGCCGAAACTCTTTCAGGATCTGTCCGTATTCATCAAATTCCTTCAAAACCCTGATCCATTGTCCCTGGAACCGGAAGTGACGCAGTTCTATCTGACTTCGCAGGTCGAGGGAGAACCCTCGGTGTTGAATCCCTTTGCCCCTTCGCTGACCGCCCGGGAAATCAAGAAAATCGATCCTTATTTCAAACACCGCGTTGCCGCCGCTGCCATAGGGTTTGCGGGACTTGCTTTTTTGGGCGCCGCATATTTCCATGGACGAAGCCTGGTTGTCGA
This region of Syntrophus gentianae genomic DNA includes:
- a CDS encoding ATP-dependent Clp protease ATP-binding subunit, with the protein product MLIEKFSVKAQDYIESACRLAVKRDHEYVTPWHMLSVMLKPNDDLTRNYLSQTEMNLEALGARVDGKLLTQPKGKEGTSQTPINRDLEKVFILAEEESQRTKEKYIGIHHIVLGMLATEDIAEAFFDAGADQPELEALLRQPQRGRFSGGDSESGDFEYLAKYTLDLTERARKGELDPVIGRDQEVRFAIQILSRRLKNNPIIIGEPGVGKTAIVEGLAQRIISGDVPEDLKSAAILSLDMGQLIAGAKYRGEFEERFKRLLQEVSDAGNVILFIDEIHMLIGAGGSEGAMDAANLIKPALSRGEIRCIGATTLEEYRKHFEKDAALMRRFQVVMVEEPSLDETVTILRGVKKKYEVHHGVQILDAALVAAAKLSNRYITDRFLPDKAVDLIDQASASLRISLSSKPEEIDKIDRRIVDLEVESHALQQEAETENEERLSHLQKEIEELKESSQKLTERWEKEKKALTEVQKAKKTLEEANQEMEQKIREEDFSRVAELQYKIIPQCNKILEEYADVDLSDKGFLRRTITEDDIADTVSRLTNIPVSKLLGSEIDKLLHLEDHLRQRVIGQDHVLSTIAKAIRRSRAGVQNPNRPIASFLMLGPTGVGKTEVCKTLAEFMFDDERSLVRIDMSEFMEKHSVARLVGAPPGYVGYEEGGILTNTIRRKPYSVILFDEVEKGHADVFNLFLQLLDDGRLTDSHGQTVNFSNTVVLMTSNLGSESIRPAETEEEIQEMNAQIMKAVRSHFRPEFINRLDDILVFKQLTLEGMKIIADIQLKRLAKLLKDKDIQLQVKDEVLTLLAELGFNPLMGARPLNRVIQTRLQDPLAEDIIAGNIKPGDTVTVSVAENSFVLGVNEPEE
- a CDS encoding RNA methyltransferase, which gives rise to MRLAATRDHIAVVLNRPKYAGNIGSAARCAKNMGIERLIVVSDRDYRQEEIRQMSTHLAADVVDSIVYCRDLGEALSGFSYVVGTTARLGLARGPVVSPREMAEQAVEISRENDVALLFGPEDTGLTNEDLQYCQTVVSIPTSERFRSLNLSHAVMILCYEISVAQTGIPERFTPKMASSRELEGMYGHIGALLQEIGFLNPENPEYWMMHIRRLFSRIRLSAKEVRIVRGICRQLSWYLHHKKE